CACGATTGCTGTGGAGTATACGGATGAAAGAAAGCGCGAGCCTGAGAAAGCTGGGGATTGAACGTAACAAAAACTTCTCAAGCGCCTATCCCCTGTGTTAAAATAGCATTTGGTTATTTGACAGAGGGGAGCGGAATGAAGGATGAAGAATGACCGGGTGTTAAAGCTGCGGCAGGCGCTGGGCGAGCAAAATCTGCGTGCCATGCTGATTACCAGCCCTGTCAACCGCCGATATTTGACAGGCTTCACAGGTTCGGCGGGTTATGTGCTGATCACGGAATCCCATAGCTACCTGCTGACCGACTTTCGTTATATGACGCAGGCGACCGAGCAAGCTAAAGGTTTTACGGTGGTGCAGCACGCTGCGCAGGTCATGGAAACAGTGAAAGAGTTGCTGTCCTCCCATCAGATCAGTGAAACAGGCTTCGAGCAAGACGATGTATCTGTTGCTACGCATAAAGCTTACAGCGAAGATCTGTCGCCTCTTACGCTGGTTCCGGTGTCAGGCATTGTGGAGAAATTGCGGGTGTACAAGGATGCAGAAGAGCTGGAAGTAATGCAGCGGGCAGCGGATTTGGCGGACGCCACATTTGCACACATTTTACCTTACATCAAACCGGGTGTCAGCGAGCGTGAGCTGGATCTGGAAATGGAATTTTTCATGCGCAAGCAAGGAGCTACCTCTTCTTCATTTGACACGATTGTGGCATCCGGGGTTCGTTCGGCATTGCCTCATGGGGTAGCCAGTGCCAAGTTGGTACAAGCGGGCGAACTGATTACGTTTGACTTTGGCGCATTGCTGGATGGCTACTGCTCCGATCTGACTCGTACAGTCGCTACGCAAGGGGACTTATCGCCTCAGCTGCGTGAAATCTACGATATTGTGCTCAAGGCGCAGCTTCACGCTCTGGAACATATTAAACCTGGCATGACTGGCCGAGAAGCGGATGCGCTGACTCGCGATATCATTGCAAGTCATGGCTATGGAGACAATTTCGGGCACAGTACAGGTCATGGTCTGGGTATGGAAGTGCATGAATCCACACGTCTGTCGAAGGCGAGTGACGATATTCTGGAGCCGGGTATGGTTGTAACGGTCGAGCCGGGTATTTATGTACCTGGGTTGGGCGGCGTGCGGATTGAGGATGATATCGTTATTACAGATAGCGGCATCAAAGTATTAACACATTCAAGCAAAGAATTTACGGTCGTTTAATAACGATAACAGTCCTGTAGGAGGGGTATTTTAGTGATTAACGTTAATGATTTTAAAACAGGTTTGACCGTCGAGGTAGACGGAGATATTTTTACGGTGCTGGACTTCCAACACGTAAAACCAGGTAAAGGTGCAGCGTTCGTACGCTCCAAGCTGAAAAACTTGCGCAACGGCAACACCGTTGAACGTACATTCCGTGCGGGTGAAACAATTGGTCGTGCGCAAATCGAAAATCGTGGTGTATCCTACCTCTATGCAAGTGCAGATGATCATACATTCATGGACAACGAAACGTATGATCAGTTCACATTGTCCAGCGATCAGCTGAAATGGGAGCTTAACTTCCTGAAAGAAAATATGAATGTAAATATTGTCAGCTATAACGGAGAAATTCTGGGGATTAACTTGCCTACGAGCGTAGAGCTTAAAGTAGTCGAAACCGAACCGGGTATTAAAGGCAATACGGCTACAGGCGCGACCAAAAATGCTAAATTGGAAACAGGTCTGAATGTTCAGGTTCCTTTGTTCATTAACCAAGATGACATTTTGTTAATCGATACTCGTGACGGCAAATACATGTCTCGCGCATAATTATTTTCCAGTTTTTGGAGTCCTCTGTCCTTGTTAAGGGCAGGGGATATTTTTATAAGGATTTATGATTAAAAAACATTGGCTCCGTATAGCACTTTCGTATTATACTGTACTAAAGTTTATGCCGCAGGATGTCACGTTCGAGCCGGTTGTGCCATCTCAAGGTTACATACTGTTGAGTCTGAGGGAGTGAATATCGTTGTCTTTGTATGTCATGAAATTCGGAGGCAGTTCCGTCGGTGATACGGAACGCATGAAACGCGTGGCAAAACGCGTTGTTGAGAAACAGAGTGAAGGGCATCAATGTGTAGTGGTCGTTTCCGCAATGGGAGACACGACAGACGAACTGATTGACCAGGCCAAATTGCTGAATGAGCAGTTGCCTGCACGTGAGTTGGATATGCTGATGACAACAGGCGAGCAAATTTCGATCGCATTATTGTCAATGGCTATTCAGCAGTTGGGTCATGAGGCGGTATCGTTTACGGGATGGCAAGCTGGTTTCCGTACTGAATCTGACTTTGGTCGGGCACGGATTACGGACATTCAGCCTCAGCGTGTGCTGGATGCACTGAGCAGCAACAAGATTGTCGTTGTAGCTGGTTTCCAGGGGATGTCTGCCGAGGGAGACATTACGACGCTGGGACGTGGAGGTTCCGATACGACGGCGGTTGCACTGGCGGCAGCGATCCAGGCCGATGCATGCGAAATTTACACAGATGTAGACGGCATTTATTCTACAGACCCACGGATCGTGAAGGTTGCTCGCAAGCTGAAAGAAATTTCGTATGATGAAATGCTGGAATTAGCCAATCTGGGTGCGGCTGTATTGCATCCCCGTGCGGTAGAATATGCCAAACATAATCGGGTGCCATTGATTGTGCGGTCCAGTTTTAACCATAATGAAGGAACGGTCGTAAAGGAGGATGCAGTAATGGAGCAGGGCGTTGTAGTCAGTGGGATTGCATATGATAAAAATGTAGCAAGAATCAGCATTTTGGGCGTTGCCGATATCCCTGGTGTACTCGCAAAAGTATTCGGAACACTGGCGGCAGCCAAAATCGATGTAGATATTATTGTACAGAGCGGGGTTGAAGCGGGTAAAGCAGACTTCTCCTTTACAGTAGCTCTAACAGACCGTGAGGCAGCACTGAAGACACTGGAAGGAATTCGCACAGAGCTTCCATATCGTGAAGTAACGTCTGAGGAAAATCTGGTAAAAGTATCTATTGTGGGCGCAGGCATGGTTAGCCATCCGGGGGTTGCGGCGCAAATGTTCTCTGTGTTGGCGGAACAAGGCGTTAGCATTAAAATGGTCAGCACATCTGAAATTAAAGTATCGTGTGTCATTGAGGCTGGTAAGCTTCATGAGGTTATTCAGGCGCTGCACACAGCGTACAACCTGGATACCGAGGAGCAAGCATTTGTAGGTGGACCGAAGGACCGTCGTTAATAAAGCTACTTATAGTTTTATAATCATAGAATATTGTGGTAGGTTAAGAGGTTGTCCAACAGTATGAGTCTGACTGTGGGGCAGCCTCTTTTTGTTGTAAATCTATCTTTTCTACTCAAGGGTATCTCTTTGCCGACAAGGCTTTGAGGTGCCTTTTTTTGATTTCTGGAAATGAAGCAAAGGAGCTTGAACAAGTGAAGAAAAGGCCTGTTACGTGCTGATAGAAGCTGTGAAATTCTCGACTAGGTTTTCGATATATTTTCGGCATAAAAAACGAGAGTCAGCCATAGACTTGTCTTAAAGAATAAGGACAACTGTGAGGGGGCGGCATCGGTATGGAATGGCTGGAGTTATTTCCCGAACCGTTGCACGGTATACTCGGAAAGCTTCCAGAAACGGTATTTAGGCAACTGGAAGAAATTCGGGTCCGGGAAGGAAGGCCGCTGGAAATTAACACGAATGGTGAACATCATTTTGTAACGTCCGCGGGTCGACTGACTTTGAACCATGTGGAAGCCTATAAGCCTAACCGGGAGGATGCCCACCGTTTGCTGGATTTTATCAGCAATCATTCCCTGTATACCATGGAGGAGGAGCTGCGCAAAGGCTTTATTACGATCCCAGGCGGTCATCGTATTGGGCTGGCGGGAAGAACCGTGCTTAGCAGGGGACGAGTGGAGCACTTGAGGGATATAAGCAGCTTTAATGTAAGAATTGCCCGGGCAATTCCCGGTATAGCTGATCGGATATTGCCTTATGTAGCGGATCAAAAGTCCGGAAAAATCCGGCATACCCTCATCTTATCTCCTCCTCAGCATGGCAAAACGACACTGCTTAGAGACTTGGCTCGGCAGCTAAGCTACGGAGGGGTGGGAAGTAATGGGGGGCGACGAAGTGGACTTAAGGTAGGGATTATAGACGAACGTTCTGAAATTGCCGGCAGTCACAAGGGGATCCCCGGATTTGATGTCGGACCTCGCACCGATGTATTGGACGGATGTCCAAAAGCAGAAGGCATGATGATGATGATTCGCTCGATGTCACCGGATGTGCTCATTGTCGATGAAATCGGGCGGCCAGAGGATGCCGAGGCGGTGCGTGAAGCACTACATGCGGGCATCGCAGTCATTGCCTCTGCACATGGCCGTGATGTAGCCGAAATGGCGACCCGTTCTGCTCTTGCCGGACTAACAGCAGGGCAGGAGCTATTTCAGCTCTATGTCATGCTGGAGAGGACGAGCCGGGGCGTCTCCTTCCGGCTGGCAGATGCCAAGCAGCGTAGGCTGACATTGCCTGGAGATGGGCAGAATGGGGGCATATCCTATGCTTAAGCTGCTGGGAGCCGCGTTGGTTATATTAGCCGCTACGCTGGCAGGCTGGCAGCGGGCAAGGCAGTTTGCGATGAGGCCGCGGCAGATCAGGGAACTAATTCTCGCGCTGCAAAGACTGACCACCGAGGTCTCCTACGGAGTGTCCCCGCTGCCGGATGCTTTCGCCAAGACAGGAGAGCCGCTGCGGGAGCCGCTGCGAACCTTGTTTACACAAGCCTCACGCTGGATGCACCCCTCTTTTGGCCTGACCGCCAGAGAAAGCTTGCATAAAGCAATTGAAGATTCGTGGAGCCGTTCCTCTATGCAGCAGGCCGAGAAGGAGGCGATGCGGCAGCTTGCTTACAGCCTCGGAACCAGCGACCGTGAAGACCAGATCAAGCACATTGCGCTAACGATCCAGCAGTTATCCCATGAAGAAGCGCAGGCGCAGGCAGATCAGGTGAGATACGAGCGCATGAGCAGAAGCCTGGGACTGCTGATCGGAGCATTGATCGTCATTTTGATCTATTAGCGGGGTGCTCGAATGAATTTAGAAGTGAACGCGATCTTCCAGATAGCCGGAATCGGTATTATCATCGCCATGATTCATACCGTACTTAAGCAAATGGGCAAGGAGGACATGGCCCATTGGGTAACGGTTATTGGTTTTGTTGTGGTGCTGTTCATGGTGGTACGAATGCTGGATAACCTTCTGCAAGAGATCAAATCAATCTTTCTTTTTCAGTAGGTGGATACATGGAAATCATTCAGGTGGTGGGATTTGCACTCATTGCCACAGTCCTCATTTTGGTCATTAAGGAACAGAAGCCGATGTTTGCCTTTTTAATTGCAACCGCTGCGGGAGTCGTTATTTTCCTACTGCTGATTGGCAAGATCGGATCCGTAGTTTCCGTGCTGGAGCGACTGGCCAGATCTTCAGGTATGGACATGATTTATTTTAAAACGGTACTGAAAATTATCGGAATTGCTTATATCGCCGAATTTGGAGCGCAGATCGTTCGGGATGCGGGGCAGGACGGCATTGCCTCCAAAATTGAGCTTACGGGAAAGGTGCTTATTATGGTGCTGGCCATCCCGATTATCAGCATTATTATTGACACGATTCTGAAGCTGATGCCCGCCTGAGGGGGTGATGCCATGAAAAGGCTGGGGGGCATGCCGAATCTCAAAGTCATTACGGTTTTGCTGCTATGTCTCTGGTGCGCCTCGGCTGCGGTCCTCTTTGCAGATACGCCTTCCAACGAATGGATCAAACAGCAGGCGGAGCAAATGCCAAAAGATGAGGTTGAACACTATTGGGATGGGCTAATGCAGCAATACGGCGGATTTTTCCCTGATCAGAAAATGCCTTCTTTCATGGACATGCTTCTTCCGGGTGGTGAAGGATTTAGCATTAAGAGTGTACTTAACGCTATCGTTGATTTTTTTATTCATGAAATCCGGGTAAATGCCAAGTTGCTCGTCACCATTGTCATGCTCAGCATTATGAGTATGGTGCTGGAAACGCTGCAAAGCGCTTTTGAAAGCAAGCAGGTCAGTAAAGTCGCCTACGCCATCGTGTACATGGTCATTATCATCCTGGCGATTAACAGTTTTAGTGTAGCCATTGGTTATGCCAAAGAAGCTATTGACAGTATGATTCACTTCATGATGGCAATGCTGCCCTTGCTGTTTACCATGTTGGCCTCCATGGGTAACGTCGTCACGGTGTCGGTCACCCACCCGCTGATCGTTTTTATGATTAACACGGTCGGGATAGTCATTCATACGCTGGTTTTCCCGTTGCTCTTCTTCTCGGCCGTGCTGTATCTGGTCAACTCACTTACGGGTAAATACAAGCTGACCCAGTTAGCCGATCTGCTGCGAAAGGCTGGAGTAGGGGTGCTGGGGGTGCTGCTGACGATTTTCCTCGGAGTCATTTCGGTACAGGGCTTGACGTCGTCGGTTACGGACGGATTAACGATTCGTACAGCCAAATATATTACGGGCAGCTTTGTTCCGGTGGTTGGCAAAGCGTTGACGGATGCGACAGATACAGTCATTTCGGCTTCGTTGCTTGTTAAAAATGCCATTGGTCTGGTGGGAGTCATTATTATTTTATTCCTGTGCGCTTTCCCTGCCCTCAAAATTCTGACACTGGCTCTCATTTATAAAGTGACTGCTGCAATCATGCAGCCTCTGGGAGAAACGCCCATAGTGGAATGTCTGGATGCGATCGGCAAAAGCATGATTTATGTTTTCGCAGCGCTGGCGGCAGTGGGCTTGATGTCCTTTCTTGCGATTACTGTAATGCTCGCAGCAGGCAATATGACGGTCATGATGAGGTAAATCAATGCACGCAATCCAACGGGAGGGAGGGGAGTGACGTGACCTGGCTGGGAGGATGGCTTAAGGAACTGGTGCTGATTGTGCTGCTGGCTTCTTTTGTCGATATGATCTTACCGAGCCGATCCATGGAAAGGTATGTCAAGCTCGTACTCAGCCTGCTTATTTTACTGACGCTGCTCTCTCCGGTCGTACGTCTGCTGAGCACCAGTCCCTCGGAGATTTTGGGGCGAGCCTTTGATCTTCAACGTCAGGCGGAGATGAACCAGAGGGAACCGACATTGGAGGAGATTTTAGCAAAAGGCAACAAGCTGAAGCAACAGCAGGAGCAGAGCTCCATGCAATGGGCCGGTCAAGAAGTAGCCAAGGAAATGAAAGCCCAGTTGGAGCAGTATACCGGATTACCCATTCAGTCGGTTCAAGTTACATTGGCACAAATTGAGCAGAAGGAATCGGGATTAAAGGCTGGAACAGGCATTCAGTCCGTTGTGGTCAAATTAGCAGAGCAGCAGCCAGAAAATGAAAAGAAAAGCATGAACGAACCGTCTGGTGCGGATTCCAAGCCAATTATGGTAGAGCCTGTTGCTGAAAAGACAGTTCATATTCACGTAGAGCCAACACCTTCGAATGCTTCCGATCAAGCTGAGGGAACGCAATCGAATCCCCGGAGTTCTGATGAAATCGCTAAGGATGCAACAGCAGCGAGCACACAAGCTTTTGGCTTAATCACGGGGGTGCTGCGTGAAAAATGGGGAATCGACAGCAAAAGTGTTCAAGTACTTCTTGCACAGAACGGAACACATGAATGGTAACAGGAGGTGAGCAGAAATGGGCAAATGGATGAAAAAACTGGAGAAATGGATGGGGGGAGGGGAGGAGGGAACCAAAAGGTTCAATTCGTTTCGCTGGCTGCTTATTGTAGGTCTGATCGGCGTAGCCATCATGCTTTTTAACTCATTCGTCAATGTGAAAAAGGTGGACCCGGAAAACGTAGGGCGTGAACCGCCTGGCGTGATGAAAAATGAGCCTGCACTAGAGACAACAGCGGGGGAAAAGAGCTCTTTTGCCGGGATCGAGAAGGTCTTTGAGGACAATATGAAGCAGATGCTGGAGCAAATTGTAGGTGTGGGAACGGTTGATGTCATGGTTACCGTAGACTCCACCGAAGAGGTTATCGTCCAGCGCAATGTGAAGGATATGCAGGAAGAAAATAACGAAACGGATGCTAATGGCGGCCAACGGCATACCACTCAATATACACGCGATGGAGAGATTGTCACCTATGAATCGTCAGGAGGCCAGCACACCCCGATCGTTACCAAAAAAGTAAAGCCGCAGGTGAGGGGAGTACTCGTTGTGGCCATGGGGGCAGAAAACCCTACGGTGAAGAAGCTCATTATTGATGCTGTACAGAAGGGGCTTAATGTGCCTTCCTACAAAATCTCAGTTGTGCCGCGCAAGCAGGGATAATATGGGATTCACAGGCAAAGAAGCTAGTATATTAACCATTAATGAATATGGAGGACGGAACATGAATAATAAAAGACAAACCGTTTGGCTGGTGTCCATGCTGAGTTTAATGGTCGTGCTGTCTGCGTATTATTTGTTTACGGAGGACTCAAGCCCGGCAAACCCGCCAGTGGCAGACAGTGAGCAAGTGAGCAAGGATAAGCAGGGAACCGCACAGGAAGCAACTTCGAAGGCAGAAGAGCAATTGAATGAGCTGAAAGTGAATGAAGTGGTGACGAATGGGGAAGTCACTGGCGATGCGGCAGCCTCTTCCACGAAGTCGGACACAGGAACAGAGACCTCAAAGGGCGATAAGGACACGGCAGCTAAGACGGACACAACCGCAAAAAGTGAAGATAAAACAACCTCTACCGCCAAAACTGACCAGCAGGTACTTGATCAAGTGGCCACAGAGCAAGAGGCCAAACCTACAGCAGCAGCGGTGATTGATAACTATTTGCTGGAACGGGATGTGGAAAATCAAAAGAAAAATGACGAGCTAACAACAGCCATGAACGACAGTACACCTAAGAAAGCTGCAGAGGCGCAAAAGGAATTGCATGTGCTGGAAGATAAACAGGCCAAAATTACCGGAATTGAAGAAGAGCTTCAGCAGCAGTTTGCCAATGCGGTCGTGCGTGAGGAAGATGCTGATAAATACAAAGTAGTTGTTCTGAGTGAGAAATTGGACGCCAAACAAGCGGTAACCATTGTCGATAAAGTCATGAAAGAACTGAATGTAACGCAGGACAAAATCAGCGTGCAGTATGTTACACAATAAGACAAAAATCGCGAAAAAGCCCGGATTTCTGCATTTTCCCGGGCTCTTTCTATTTTTAATGATTGTGATATAATACATAAAGCTGTTTCAACAATGTTATCAGCAACCGGCAAAATGCTGAAGGAGTGATTAATAGAGATGTTTAAATTAAGCGAGATTAAGGAATTGATCAAGCTGGTGGATGAAACGTCTGTACATGAGCTTGAAATTGAAAATGAAGGAACTCGCCTGTTGATCCGCAAACCGGGCAAGAGCGAGATCGTTACAGTTCAGGCTCCTGTGGCAGTACCTGCTTATACAGCGGCACCACAAGCTGCTATTCCAAATCCACAAGTACAGTCCGATGCTGGACAAGCAACTGCTGGGGAAACCAAGGAATATGCAAGCAATCTACATAAAATCGTATCTCCGATGGTAGGCACTTTCTATAGTTCTTCATCCCCGGATGCGGCTCCGTATGTGAGTATCGGCAGCAAAGTGGGCGATAAAACAACGGTATGTATCATTGAAGCGATGAAGCTGATGAACGAGCTGGAAGCTGAAGTGAAGGGCGAAATTGTGGAAATTTTGGCCGAAAACGGACAGCTGGTCGAATATGGCCAGCCATTGTTCCTTGTGAAACCGGAGTAAGAAGCTTGCTTGAGCCCTCTTTCGGGGGCCAAACAAGACTGCTCCCAGGGAGGATAAAGTCATGACATTTCAAAAAGTATTGATTGCGAATCGTGGAGAAATTGCGGTTCGCATCATTCGCGCTTGCCGCGAAATGAATATTTCAACGGTTGCCGTATATTCGGAAGCCGATAAGGATTCGCTGCATGTGCGTCTCGCAGACGAGGCCTACTGTATTGGACCGACACTGTCCAAGGACAGCTACCTGAATTTTACGAACCTGATGAGTGTTGCTACCTTGACTGAATGTGATGCCATTCATCCAGGCTACGGATTTTTGGCGGAAAACGCCGACTTCGCTGAAATTTGCGAATCGTGCAATATTACGTTCATTGGTCCTTCTCCCGAAGCGATTAACAAAATGGGAGACAAGGCCGTAGCCAAGCAGACGATGAAGGATGCCGGAGTTCCGGTTATTCCGGGTTCGGACGGGCTTGTCGAGGATTTGCAGGATGCGATTAGCATCGCACGCGATATTGGTTATCCTGTGATTATCAAGGCCACTGCTGGTGGCGGCGGTAAGGGTATTCGTATTGCCGAGGATGAGGATAACCTCATTCAGCAAATTACTACTGCCCAGCAGGAAGCGCAAAAAGCGTTTGGCAATGCGGGTGTGTATTTGGAAAAATATTTGACCGGTATGAAGCACGTGGAAATTCAGATCATAGCGGACAAGCACGGCAATGTCGTGCATTTGGGCGAACGCGACTGCTCTGTGCAGCGCCGCCGTCAGAAGTTATTAGAGGAAGCGCCATGTCCTGTACTTTCACCGGATGTGCGTGAAGAAATGGGTCAGGCAGCGGTTCGTGCAGCTTTGGCTGTGCAATACTCTGGTGCAGGTACGCTGGAATTTTTGCTTGGTCCGGACAATCATTTTTACTTCATGGAAATGAATACACGTATTCAGGTAGAGCATCCCGTGACGGAGATGATTACCGGTGTAGACCTGATCCAGGAAATGATTTCGGTCGCTGAAGGGCATCCGTTGTCCTTTACACAGGAAGAAGTGGTCATCAATGGATGGGCGATAGAGTGCCGTATTAACGCCGAGGACCCGGATCGCAATTTTATGCCTGCACCGGGGAAAATCGGATTTTATCTGCCTCCAGGCGGTCCTGGGGTGCGCGTAGACAGCGCAGCTTACCCGGGTTACAGCATTCCTCCTTATTATGACTCCATGATCGCCAAGCTGATTGTGTGGGCACCTACACGGCAGGATGCAATTGCCAAAATGAAGCGGGCTTTAACTGAGTTTGCTGTTGAGGGTATACCAACAACGATTTCTTTTCATCAGCGTTTGCTGGAGCATCCGACCTTTATTAAAGGCGATTTTGATATTAAATTTTTGGAGGAAAACGAAGTTTAATCGGTATATTTCCTCCGTTTGTCATAATGAACGCCAAATGATATAGTATGGATAATAAGTGAGCATGTCTGCTTTGATATCCAAAGCTGGAATGAAACTTATTTTGACCGAAAGGTGTTGAAGGTATGAGCACAGTGCCAACCGAATTCGAACGTACAGAAATTGGGGAGATTCAGATTGCCCCGGAAGTGATTGAAGTGATTGCCGGACTGGCTACCGTTGAGGTGCCAGGCGTGGCGGGAATGAGTGGCGGATTTGCCGGCGGATTTGCCGAGCTGCTGGGCCGCAAAAATTTGTCTAAAGGTGTGAAAGTGGAAGTCGGACAGCGTGAAGCGGCTGTAGACGTCTCCGTTATTATTGAGTACGGTAACCGTCTGCCTGAGGTGGCTGCTGCTATTCAGCATAATGTTAAGCGTTCCATTGAAACGATGACAGGACTTAACGTTGTTGAAGTGAACGTGCAAATTCATGATGTTCAATTCAAAAGTGCCGAAAAAGTAGAAGAGCCGGAAGTTCTGGGCGCCGGACGGGTTAAATAGAGCGATACTTTGTACAAACCCCCGACCCTTTTGGGTCGAGGGTTTACTCTAATTTAAGGAGGCTGTGCGTTTCGTGGCCAAAGTTATGGACAGACTTCTGCTGTTCTTATACAGCTTGAGTATCGGAATTATTTCCATTCTCGCCATCCTCCTCCTGAGCGGGGCCATTCCGTATGCTATAAGTATTGAGGATGAGCGAGTCGTATGGTTTGCCAGCTTGATCATTGCAGGAGTTCTGCTGCTATTGAGTCTCCGGGTTTTTTATATCTCTATTCGCCGGAGCCAGTCTGTGCAGCATTCTATTGATCAACGAACGGAATACGGCGACATTCAGATTTCGGTGGATACCATTGAAAATCTGTGTCTCAAAGCGTCATCCCGCTTTCGTGGGATGCAGGATTTGAAGGCACGTGTTCGCGTGCTGGAATCGGGACTTGATATTACGATTCGGGCGGTTGTAGACGGGGAAAGATCCATTCCGGTGTTAACCTCCGAGGTACAAAAAGGGGTACACGATCATGTGGAAGAAATTACAGGCATTCCTGTGTCCAATGTATCGGTGTACATCGCTAATGTTTCTCAGTCACCAAGCTTTAAGAGTCGTGTGGAATAGAGGTGATTTTCCCTGATGCCCTGGAAAGAAATATGGGGAAGTTACAAGGGCCGGATCACGGGGATTACGGCCGGTATTTTTTTTGGTTTTATTTATTTGTGGGCAGGCTTTTGGAATATGTTGTTCTTTGCATTGATGGTGTTCATCGGATACACGCTAGGAAGACGTAGCGATTCAGCGCTC
This DNA window, taken from Paenibacillus kribbensis, encodes the following:
- a CDS encoding M24 family metallopeptidase codes for the protein MKNDRVLKLRQALGEQNLRAMLITSPVNRRYLTGFTGSAGYVLITESHSYLLTDFRYMTQATEQAKGFTVVQHAAQVMETVKELLSSHQISETGFEQDDVSVATHKAYSEDLSPLTLVPVSGIVEKLRVYKDAEELEVMQRAADLADATFAHILPYIKPGVSERELDLEMEFFMRKQGATSSSFDTIVASGVRSALPHGVASAKLVQAGELITFDFGALLDGYCSDLTRTVATQGDLSPQLREIYDIVLKAQLHALEHIKPGMTGREADALTRDIIASHGYGDNFGHSTGHGLGMEVHESTRLSKASDDILEPGMVVTVEPGIYVPGLGGVRIEDDIVITDSGIKVLTHSSKEFTVV
- the efp gene encoding elongation factor P, which codes for MINVNDFKTGLTVEVDGDIFTVLDFQHVKPGKGAAFVRSKLKNLRNGNTVERTFRAGETIGRAQIENRGVSYLYASADDHTFMDNETYDQFTLSSDQLKWELNFLKENMNVNIVSYNGEILGINLPTSVELKVVETEPGIKGNTATGATKNAKLETGLNVQVPLFINQDDILLIDTRDGKYMSRA
- a CDS encoding aspartate kinase — its product is MSLYVMKFGGSSVGDTERMKRVAKRVVEKQSEGHQCVVVVSAMGDTTDELIDQAKLLNEQLPARELDMLMTTGEQISIALLSMAIQQLGHEAVSFTGWQAGFRTESDFGRARITDIQPQRVLDALSSNKIVVVAGFQGMSAEGDITTLGRGGSDTTAVALAAAIQADACEIYTDVDGIYSTDPRIVKVARKLKEISYDEMLELANLGAAVLHPRAVEYAKHNRVPLIVRSSFNHNEGTVVKEDAVMEQGVVVSGIAYDKNVARISILGVADIPGVLAKVFGTLAAAKIDVDIIVQSGVEAGKADFSFTVALTDREAALKTLEGIRTELPYREVTSEENLVKVSIVGAGMVSHPGVAAQMFSVLAEQGVSIKMVSTSEIKVSCVIEAGKLHEVIQALHTAYNLDTEEQAFVGGPKDRR
- the spoIIIAA gene encoding stage III sporulation protein AA, encoding MEWLELFPEPLHGILGKLPETVFRQLEEIRVREGRPLEINTNGEHHFVTSAGRLTLNHVEAYKPNREDAHRLLDFISNHSLYTMEEELRKGFITIPGGHRIGLAGRTVLSRGRVEHLRDISSFNVRIARAIPGIADRILPYVADQKSGKIRHTLILSPPQHGKTTLLRDLARQLSYGGVGSNGGRRSGLKVGIIDERSEIAGSHKGIPGFDVGPRTDVLDGCPKAEGMMMMIRSMSPDVLIVDEIGRPEDAEAVREALHAGIAVIASAHGRDVAEMATRSALAGLTAGQELFQLYVMLERTSRGVSFRLADAKQRRLTLPGDGQNGGISYA
- the spoIIIAB gene encoding stage III sporulation protein SpoIIIAB; amino-acid sequence: MLKLLGAALVILAATLAGWQRARQFAMRPRQIRELILALQRLTTEVSYGVSPLPDAFAKTGEPLREPLRTLFTQASRWMHPSFGLTARESLHKAIEDSWSRSSMQQAEKEAMRQLAYSLGTSDREDQIKHIALTIQQLSHEEAQAQADQVRYERMSRSLGLLIGALIVILIY
- the spoIIIAC gene encoding stage III sporulation protein AC, coding for MNLEVNAIFQIAGIGIIIAMIHTVLKQMGKEDMAHWVTVIGFVVVLFMVVRMLDNLLQEIKSIFLFQ
- the spoIIIAD gene encoding stage III sporulation protein AD, with product MEIIQVVGFALIATVLILVIKEQKPMFAFLIATAAGVVIFLLLIGKIGSVVSVLERLARSSGMDMIYFKTVLKIIGIAYIAEFGAQIVRDAGQDGIASKIELTGKVLIMVLAIPIISIIIDTILKLMPA
- the spoIIIAE gene encoding stage III sporulation protein AE codes for the protein MKRLGGMPNLKVITVLLLCLWCASAAVLFADTPSNEWIKQQAEQMPKDEVEHYWDGLMQQYGGFFPDQKMPSFMDMLLPGGEGFSIKSVLNAIVDFFIHEIRVNAKLLVTIVMLSIMSMVLETLQSAFESKQVSKVAYAIVYMVIIILAINSFSVAIGYAKEAIDSMIHFMMAMLPLLFTMLASMGNVVTVSVTHPLIVFMINTVGIVIHTLVFPLLFFSAVLYLVNSLTGKYKLTQLADLLRKAGVGVLGVLLTIFLGVISVQGLTSSVTDGLTIRTAKYITGSFVPVVGKALTDATDTVISASLLVKNAIGLVGVIIILFLCAFPALKILTLALIYKVTAAIMQPLGETPIVECLDAIGKSMIYVFAALAAVGLMSFLAITVMLAAGNMTVMMR
- the spoIIIAF gene encoding stage III sporulation protein AF — translated: MTWLGGWLKELVLIVLLASFVDMILPSRSMERYVKLVLSLLILLTLLSPVVRLLSTSPSEILGRAFDLQRQAEMNQREPTLEEILAKGNKLKQQQEQSSMQWAGQEVAKEMKAQLEQYTGLPIQSVQVTLAQIEQKESGLKAGTGIQSVVVKLAEQQPENEKKSMNEPSGADSKPIMVEPVAEKTVHIHVEPTPSNASDQAEGTQSNPRSSDEIAKDATAASTQAFGLITGVLREKWGIDSKSVQVLLAQNGTHEW
- the spoIIIAG gene encoding stage III sporulation protein AG, with the translated sequence MGKWMKKLEKWMGGGEEGTKRFNSFRWLLIVGLIGVAIMLFNSFVNVKKVDPENVGREPPGVMKNEPALETTAGEKSSFAGIEKVFEDNMKQMLEQIVGVGTVDVMVTVDSTEEVIVQRNVKDMQEENNETDANGGQRHTTQYTRDGEIVTYESSGGQHTPIVTKKVKPQVRGVLVVAMGAENPTVKKLIIDAVQKGLNVPSYKISVVPRKQG
- a CDS encoding SpoIIIAH-like family protein, with amino-acid sequence MNNKRQTVWLVSMLSLMVVLSAYYLFTEDSSPANPPVADSEQVSKDKQGTAQEATSKAEEQLNELKVNEVVTNGEVTGDAAASSTKSDTGTETSKGDKDTAAKTDTTAKSEDKTTSTAKTDQQVLDQVATEQEAKPTAAAVIDNYLLERDVENQKKNDELTTAMNDSTPKKAAEAQKELHVLEDKQAKITGIEEELQQQFANAVVREEDADKYKVVVLSEKLDAKQAVTIVDKVMKELNVTQDKISVQYVTQ